GGATGGCCGCCCTTGCCGGGCGGCGACAGCAGGCGGTTTGGCTCCTGCAGCCAATGCGGATTGGCCCTGACGATATCGGTTTCAGCCATCAACGCCTGCGCTTCGATCGTGCGCAGGCAGTCTTTCAATTCGAAAACATAACCGCTTTTTTCAAAACAGATATCGGCGGCGCGCAGGATGATGGGTGCCAGTTCGCAGTGGCACCACATTTTGGCCTCACGACGGTAAATGCCCGCCTTGAAGATATTGTCGGGATGCTGCGGCTGCGCATAGACGACATCGATCCTCACCGGATGCCGTGTCACAAAACTGCCGAGATCCACAAGATCGTCCGGATAAATTTTTGTCAGTTCCGACATTACCCGGCGAGTTCCGACAGTTTCTTGGCGGTCGTGATCTGTTGCGGATCCATTTTCACCTCGATCAGCGTCGGTTTTTTCGACGCAATCGCCGCCTTGAACGCAGGCAGGAAATCGGCCGTCTTTTCAACCGTGACGCCTGCCGCGCCGTAGGACCTTGCAAGCGCGGCGAAATCGGGGTTGGTCAGGTCTGTCGCCGATTTGCGGCCCGGATAATGTTTTTCCTGGTGCATGCGGATCGTGCCGTACATGCCGTTGTTGAACACCAGCCAGATCGGGTGCGCGCCTTCATGCATGGCGGTGGCAATTTCCTGCCCCGTCATCATGAAGCCGCCGTCGCCCATGAAACCCACGACCACGCGGTCGGGGCAGGCGAGGCTGGCGGCAACCGCCGACGGCGCGCCATAGCCCATCGCGCCGGATGTGGGGGCGAGCAGCCGCATCGGGCGGTCATAGCGCACGAACCGCTGCGGCCAGCCGCTGAAATTGCCGGCATCGGTCGTGATAATCGCGTCTTCTGGCAGCGTATTGATAACGTCTTCGATCACGCCGTCCAGATCGACCGCAAATTTGTCGCGGCTTTTCACCGTGGACCACGCGCGATAACGGGCATTGAGGGATTTCGTCCATTCTGCCCAGTCGCCTGTGATCGAAACATTCTCGAGCGCCTTGGCGAATTCGCCGACG
This sequence is a window from Alphaproteobacteria bacterium. Protein-coding genes within it:
- a CDS encoding D-Ala-D-Ala dipeptidase translates to MSELTKIYPDDLVDLGSFVTRHPVRIDVVYAQPQHPDNIFKAGIYRREAKMWCHCELAPIILRAADICFEKSGYVFELKDCLRTIEAQALMAETDIVRANPHWLQEPNRLLSPPGKGGHPRGMAIDIILLTENGDQVDMGTSFDHLTTDPANNPAARSYTRLSPAVLAHRKLLEDSMVGAAKEAGRDILPLPQEWWDFRFMPAYANTFEPVSDKLLPADMRVTEV